CTCGCATTCGGAACGACCCATGTTTCCTGTCCACTTGAGGCAAATTGGTTCATGCGTTCCTGTTAACTCCAATTCCGTGACGAGTGCTGCATCCATCAGTGTATAAGAAGATCCATCATCAAGAAAGGCGAAGGTTTTCACGTGTTTCACTGGGCCGTAGAGAATTACAGGAACTATTCGGAAGAAGCTCTTGTTACTGATCCGGTGGTGAATGTTGCATTCTTTTTCAACTGGTTTGGCACTTGTGGACTCCTGATTCTCGAAAAACGCATCGGACTTATCTGGATTTGTTTTGGGGGCTGAGTCGCGAAGATCGTTATGCAGAAGTGGATGGTGTTTGAATTCACATCCATTCTTGCCACACATTTGCTGCGATCTACAGGCTCCTTTGTGTTCTTTGAGGCATTTCCGACACAATCCAAATTCTTTGACCACAGCCCATCGTGCATTATAGCCTAGCTCCTCGAATCGTTGACATTTCTCGATACTAGAACAATTGCCTTTGCATACTAAACATGGTGAGACAGCTTTCCGTTGCTTAAATGATTGGCCTGCCTCTTTTGGTGTGTCAACATCCTCAGTATGAGCGTTCAAAAAGATTTGATTCTTTACCGGTCGATGAACCTTTGCCTCACTTGATGTTCCAGCGAGTGGACAAATGTCTTCTGCAAGTTCGTATAACCATCCAGAAAAGATAGACAAGTTAACAGTAGGAAAACTGCGTCGATATCTTGCCCAATCCAGCTTGATTGCTGATGGTAACTTGTTCACTAGCTCACGAAGTAGCGCCACATTATAAGAATATTCATCTAATTGACAAGCTTCAATTGTTGCACACAAATTTTGAACAGCAAGAGCATATTCGACTATCGTGTCCAATTTGTCGGCTTTAGGAGCTGGCGTTGCGATGATTTTGTCCATCAGGTTTTGCACGATGACTTCTGGGTTTCGAAGCACATTCTAAGAGTTGAGATAATCTGCGTTACATTCATCGGATGCATTAACATGCATCTAACAGCTTCGAACGCCTTCCCTGTTAGACACTTTTGTAAGCGAACAAGGTTCTCTTCTGCCGTAAATCCACACAtgcttgttgttgtcgtgaacGAAGAGAAGAAGAGAGGCCATTCTTCTGGAGTCCCGTTGAAGGAGGGTAAATCTCGTGACACGGCTTGACGAGCGACAACTTGACTACGAGTTAGATTATTCGACTCATTACCCTCGGACATGATATGTGTGTGTGACAAACGTCCAAACCCAGGGGAATTTGTGCATCTCGTTCTTCTTTCTGGATGGTTACTCATATTTGGTAGATGCATTCCTACACCTGCAGCATGAGGCTCGAATGCTGAAGCTTGACCAGGATGGTTATACGGTGTTTGCCCTGCTATATTTAATCCTTGTATTTCCGGAAGTTGTTGTGAATGCAATTCCTGTTGAACAAGCCTTTGTTGTCCAACACGTCCGCTACCATTAACCCACTCATCCACTCGATCGTTAAGTTCATTGCCTTCAACTTCTGCAATAGACGCCGAATCACTGGCAATCTCCAACAGTATGGCATGTCGTCTGCGGAGATATTCGCGCTTCCTTGCATTCTCCTCTTCCTGCAGCTTCCTCTCCTCGTCAAGCAATTCTAACTCCAACTCTAACTGCTTTTGTTTTGTAGATCTTCTCGAAGCTCCAGAGTGCTGACTCGATGCTTCCTCGAAACCTTGACACTTGTTGTTCCGAGGCTTTCCCGACAATGATTTCAGCGATCTGTTTGAGGTCTGACCTATTAGCGTTCCGCTAGTTGGAATTATTGTGCTTGATGCTAAGGGGATGTTCGAAACTGCCAGAATCGGTTGTTTCAATCCTGATGGCACTGTGAGACACTGGTTTGCACTTGTTATCACTCCCGAaaacgcagtctacggagggtccgcaagtcatcttccacctgatcgatccaccttgcccgctgcgcacctcgccttcttgtgcccgtcggatcgttgtcgagaaccattttcaccgggttactgtccgacattctggctacgtgcccggcccatcgcagtcgtccgattttcgcggtgtgaacgatggatggttctcccaacagctgatgcaattcgtggttcattcgcctcctccacgtaccgtccgccatctgcaccccaccatagatggtacgcagcactttcctttcaaaaactccaagtgcgcgttggtcctccacgagcatcgtccaggtctcgtgtccgtagaggactaccggtctaattagcgttttgtagattgtcagtttggtacggcggcgaactctattcgatcggagcgtcttgcggagtccaaagtacgtacgatttccagccactatgcgtctccgaatttctctgctggtgtcattttcggcagtcaccagtgagcccaagtacacaaattcttctaccacctcgatttcgtcaccaccgatgcaaactcgcggtgggtggctcacattgtcttctcttgaacctcttcctatcatgtacttcgtcttcgacgtgttgatgactagtccgatccgcttagcttcctcttcagtctgatgtaggcttcctccatcttctcaaagttacgtgccataatatctatgtcgtcggcgaaaccaaatagctggacggacttattgaaaattgtaccactcgtgttattacaccttccaaagcgatgttgaatagcaaacacgaaagaccatcaccttgccgtaaccctctgcgggtttcgaagggactcgagaatgccctgaaactcgaactacgcacatcacccgatccatcgtcgctttgatcaaccgtgtcagtttatccggaaaaccgtgttcgtgcattagctgccatagctggtcccgatcgattgtatcatatgcggctttgaagtcgatgaatagatgatgtgtgggcacgttgtattcgcggcatttctgcagtacttggcgaatggcaaacacctggtccgtggtggagcgttcgcccataaaacccgcctggtactgccccacgaactcccttgcagttggtgctagtcgacggcataaaatttgggagagtaccttgtaggcggcgttcagcaatgtgattgcgcggtagttgctacaatccagcttatcgccctttttgtagatgggacacacgacaccttccatccactcctgcggcaaaacttcctcctcccaaatcttggtaatgacccagtgcagcgctctagccagtgccttaccaccgtatttaaatagctctcctggtagttggtcaaccccaggggctttgttgttcttcagccggccaatctcctcctggatttcctggagatccggagccggtagaattatgtcctgcgcgcgttctcccaggtccatcaccataccgccatcttcgtctgccacatcgccattcaggtgttcttcgtagtgctgccgccacctttggatcacctcacgctcgttcgtaagaaggttcccgtttatgtccttacacatatcgggctgtggcacgtggcccttacgtgaacggtttaacttctcatagaactttcgtgtgttattagcgcggtacagttgctccgtttcttcacggtctcgatcttcctgctggcgcttttcctccggaaaatcgagttttgtctgttccgcgcctgtttatatcgtgcctcgttcgccctcgtgcggtgttgcagcaatctcgcccatgctgcattcttctcttccactaactgctcacattcgccgtcataccagtcgtttctctgatccggggcaccgtgccaagtgcagcggttgcggtgctaccaatggcggatcgaatatctctccagccatcttcaagagatgctgcgcctagctgctcttccgttggaagtgccacttccagctgctgcgcgtattcttgggctagtctaccgtcttgtagccgcccaatgttaagccgcggcgtccgacttcgacgcgtgttgtacaccgtcgagagttttgagcgcaggcatactgcaacgaggtagtggtcggattcaatattcgcactgcggtaagtgcggacgttcgtgatgtcggagaagaatttaccgtcgattagaacgtggtcgatttggttttccgtttcttggttaggtgatctccatgtggccttgtggatatttttgcggggaaagaaggtgcttcggactaccattccgcgggaggctgcgaagtttatgcatcgttggccgttgtcattcgatacggtgtgcagactatccggtccgatgaccgatctatacatttcctcccttcctacctgtgcgttcatgtcgccgatgacgattttaacgtcccgcagtgggcatccatcgtatgtctgctccagctgtgcgtagaacgcttctttctcgtcgtcgggtctcccttcgtgtgggcagtgcacgttgatgatgctatagttgaagaaacggcctttaatcctcagcttgcacatccttgcgttgattggctgccacccaatcacgcgttggcgcatcttacccagcactatgaagccggttcccagctcgttggtggtgccacagctttggtagaaggtagccgctcgatgcccgcttttccacactttctgtcctgtccagcaaatctcctgcagcgccacgacgtcgaagttgcggggatgtaattcgtcgtagatcatcctgtcgcaacctgcgaaacctagcgacttgcaattccatgttccaagcttccaatcgtgatcctgtattcgtcgctcaggtctttgccgattatatcgagtcgcattatctcttatattgttcgtaatgattggttttctaggcggcttattgggcctgcgcaaacctcctgtctcgtcggagggccgtcgtgtcagggttgtttagcgtcccacctaacaccaggacttgggcttgtgcgctttgagcggcacacggtcgctttggtggagcctacttgcggatacatgcagctttttatagaggtttaacagggcccactgtcaaaccccaccacatcctaggcaagccccacaactcgcagatggcctggggagggatcgtcaagcccttggacatagtccctgctgcccgtgtAAACGTATGAAGTGGTACTAAATTGGAAGCAACAACGTTGCAAGTGCTTGGCGCTAAATGCGTGTTGGATGACGGGCCACCGGGAATTACCGTAGAGATTCTTGATGGATTTAATAAATTTGGAGATAGTGGTGGAAACATCGTATTGGTGTTAACGTGCATTAACAGCTCGTTCACATTTGTGCTTGTGGTAGCGCTTGGCGAAGTGGGTATATTACTTGGCATTTGGGGAACGAGATTCAAAGGCACCGATGTCACCCTAATGGCGGGACACGGAAGAGATGACGTACTCACGTCGTTTTCCGTAAAGGCAACATGGGATGTAATTTTTGGTTTGGCTCCTTTAGCAGCGAACTAGCAATTAGAGCAAAGCCAATCGCGGTCCGCGACATCCTGGCCCACGTCCACACATTGAAAATGATACCAATTGTCACATCGATCACATTGGACCATCCGAGAGTCGTCATTCTCATTGCAGCACTTACAGTTCTTCTGATCGCCAGCGGCCTTCTTTGCGGATCCGGTTGGGGAGCGACCTTCTCGGGATGCGGAACTTCTCGTCTTGATTGGCGTTCGTCCTAGCATCGTTCGTAATGACCATAAACGAATTTTTTAATTTGGTCTCTCCGGCCAACGGAGCGGAATAATTGAAGAGACGGAtactttcaaatttttaacgattTTTTGACGGTTGTTAAAAAATTCctataattggataaatcaGTTTCATACAGGCCACATTGAGCTGGTCCTACTTACGTTTAGTATATCACGTCACGCTTTTCTACCGTCCTATTTCCCTCAACTATTCGTTAGCTATAAACCTAGTAACTATTCAGAAGCTTGATTAGCTTTAATTGTTTTTGACCGACTTATTCATAAGGCTTACTTGAATTTATGTATCCAACATGTGTGTAAACTAGGGTTATAATTGGTTGGTCGGGTCACCGTTCTAGAATTCAGAAAACTATAAAGAAATTCAAGAAACTAACTTAGAAATTCAAGCAAACGCTAAAACATCGAGGTTTTACAAGTTAGAGATCTAATTACCTCAAGATTGTAGTAATGATTAACAATAATATAGAAATATATAATTTTAGGAATTGAGATCGCATAAACTCTTGTTTTGGCTAGAATATCCCACTACTTTTTCTTCTTGCTCTCATTCATCGTTCCCTTATCCTCAACTGACGTTCAGTGTCTGTCATCGTTTGACTGATCCGGGTTTGAAGAATGATCGTTTAGATGCGAGGGGTTAGAAAGCGAATCGTTCTGGTGGACCGCGTCGACCAGGGGGTCGTAACAAAAGGTGTCCTTGATGAATTAACATCGTATGCGGACAATGATTGgtctttcaaatcaatatcttaaCTAAACTGCTGTGTGCTACTGTTcacattaaattttattatttgatcCAAATATCGGTAACATTACAAAAACTATTCTTTTACTGCCATTAAATCGCCAAATTTTTAGCAAGAATCACCACTTGCTGCATCCCTTTGGTCGCCTTCATCCGCCTCCCAGATGTCCTGAAGAGCCCTTTCATTCTCCGGATTCAGATTCTGGTAGTGAACGACGACTGGTGTCATCGTGGTCATCGGTTCAATGCATGGAGGAGGAGTGCTGCCTGTTGAACATTGCTGAGCCCCTTCCTGAACTGCTGCGGTTGATGAAGGTGGCTCCTGACGGCACGGATGCGGTAGTCGTATTCTTTGCCAGCAACGGCGACACCTGCGGCAAACTACCCAATGTTTCACCGGTGCCTTGGGGGTGGTAATGACCTCCGGGTTTACATCGTCGATGTAGTTTATGCTGAAGGGGGGACTATATGGATTTTCTGTATACAATTCTGACTCGTTTTCGCATTCGGGATTGCTTTCGACCATATTTGAAATCAGTGGATGGAAACCAAAGCGAGCAGTTTCTGGTATTGATGGAGTTTCCTCCGTTGGTGATCTATCTTCTTCGATGTCTATAAATTCGTATGGTTCTGGTGTAGATGGGTTAAAAATCTTTATGCTTGTAACAAGGTTTGGTTTTTTTGTCGTTGGCATTGGTTTATGTGAACCATTTGTTAGGATCGTGAAGTTCCGATAGTAGTACTCATAAGTGTAGTtgtaaatgattttttcaacacTGTACGCTTTTTTCAAATTCGGAACTGTTGTGGTTACATTTATCATTTCTGGAACTGATGTGATTTCATTCTTAAACACTGGAACTGGTGTGGTTTCATTCTTAAACACTGGAACTGGTGTGGTTACTTTTTCCAACTTTGGAACTGGTGTAGTTACTATGGTCATTAAATCAGTCGCTCTGAAAGAAAAATAAGTTAAAATCATAACTTTCGAATCACTGGTTCTAagtttctaatatgacatcagcatccagtcaaataggatttttattgcgcagttctgttttctctatGCGTTCGTCTCATCAGAACCAACTTCTGCTGTCTCGGAGCGAACAAAGCAGAgtaaaggcactgctgctgttcCGTCGACCAGCAACAGCATGAGTTGATGATTATATTAGCAATTTAGAGCCAGTACTCATCGATAGAAACCCGACCATTTAAACAATTCAATATGCAGTAAAAGAGCCATATGTCAGTAAGGAATCGTAATCGAAAGTAATCGAAAATGATATtgcgacaaaaaaaaatcaagctttgagaaatttttcaaatttgcagAGTGTCGAAAATTTATTATACGGTGGATTTTGGGGGACGGATGTACTACCTCAAATGTTTCCACTTCCAAATACAGTTCTCCATCTACAAATAAAGCAAAAGCTACAGCAGTGACAATAGCAACAATACAACCAGCTCTAGCAGATGGCATACCCGCTACCTTCAACGGAGAACTCATTATCGACGGTAGCAGAAGTTGGTGGTGAATGCGGAAGCAGTTCCAAGTGTATGGAGACAGGATTGGTTTGCTACGAACTACATGAGAACCTTCGCAGCTGTCAAATTGGCCACAGTTGGGTATATGGCAGCCACAGTTCCAATGGAAGCAATGAAGGATGAGAAGCGTTGAAATTATGTCGTCTCTCGGATATTCCTGATGCATCCTGTTCGGAACTGGAGCCATCTTGATAGTGGATGAACTCAACTGGTGAGCACTTTTCGGTGGAaaagtaaagcttcatcacgcctatttcctatctattagtaaaaattatcgagaatgaagccgtcgTGGTTAGTGAACCTAATTTGCAttattgtgtcgccagcactaaattgtattccgacttccgacgttttacttccgaacttacttccgacatcatgaacgtcagaacaaaatttgaatttgctaccaaaacattgtcggaagagtgttcggaagtgtggaaatcgacttccgaacttcaatttggtgccagcgacgttgtcagcgacaacacaagctcgattttgtgatagaTAACACCGTAcagtgctgcatatttattttatttttccgtgtgaatctcgtcggaagtgggccttgctgccagttcatcagcgtcatataaacagttttggtctaaatgcacaatataaAAATTTCTACGAAATGACCCCGAAAGCCActtcagaaatttttccagAGGTTTATCCGGAggatactccaggaattcctccggaagttcttctagaaattcctccggaagctcctccaaaaattcctttggatgttcctccaggaattttcccaGAAGATCCTTCAGTTATGATAGAAGATCTTCAATTTTTAGCTATACGTTTTGATTATTACTTTATATGTTTGTTGTGTTTGTAATCTAGTTATGATACGAAGAAGTTCTACATATGGCGCGTTGTGCATTGTTCATATCTTAACATTAATCATACTCGAATTATTTTTGCATCATGACGAAACAGTGAAGTGTTGCCCGAAGTGTGGTAAGTATACAGGGGCCAGTACCGCACACCTACTGAAGATTCAACTTGAAATGAACAGCTCCGCAACTTACCCGCATTTTGCAAAATGACAATCTATATCCAACGTATGGGCGGCATCGTAGAAAGAGAAAAGGATGTAGTGTAGTTCGTAAAGCCCTGGCACTCCTTCTCTCGCTTCGCACATAACCACGTGTTCTACTTCTGACGACGACGGCTCAGGTCGTTTGTAGGCGATCGTACTTGAGTATATCCTTTTAATAACAGTGCTATTGATGGCTGCTGGGTGCGGAGTGCTCTTCTGTTTGATCCATCGAAAATGGGCATGCGCGTCGGTTGATTTTGagttaaccatcaccagatgaaaTCGTACACAATGCTTTCCAAAAATGAgaaatcaattgaaaattaatgcaaagttttatttccagatggTTACCTTCGGAAATAATTCAGCAATTACTAGTTCCTTACGATTTTTTAATCTGGAATCATTGATCCTAATCCATGCAACATCTGGTCCCCTTGGCTCTGTGAAATTTTTGTGTAATCCAATCGTTACATTTACAACCCCTGGACCAAGAACTGTTAACTGGTTTGGCGCATCAATTTCACTAGTGGGTATAGAAAGCTTATGCAGCGTTAGATACGTTAGAAGTATAATAAGTTTGAGAATTGTTACCAACCCTTTGCTGTTCACCAAACAGCGAGCTCTTGTCACATAAAAGTCGCGACCTATGTAGTATGCTGGACAGTACTTCTTCGGCACTTGGCAGAGACCCTTTGCCTTGCCGCATGCCACAGCGTTTGGCGTGCCaggtttcttttggaaaataatAGTCGCTTGCTTCATCAAGGCTTCGCTTGGTTCCCCGGTCCAAACGGTGGTAGTTATCAAAACCACCCCCGTCACGAACACCCATAACCAGTCTGTTGCCATTGATTGGGAAACGTCAGATGGAGGTGACTTCGAAAGGCATGCTTCGATTTTTGATTGTTAGAGGAGTTTCACATGGTTTCACCGTTTCACGGTTTCACCAACAGTTTCACTGCCCAGCACTGTTTCAAATAGAGGAAATGATATTTATGTTCGATTTTATTATTATCAAttatcttctccttcttcttcttactggcattacgctgggacattgccacctcgcagcttagtgtccattcagcacttccacttttatgcctaggtaaatcgagacaatttccaattcgaaaattgcctagaccggcaccgggaatcgaacgctgccaccctcagcatggtcttgctttattgAAGCGCTTCTTACCGCTAGGATAAGAAGGGCCCCACTCTAATAATTATATACCTATTAATGATTTTGCGTCCTTTTTTAGCCAATTATGTAATTTCACAATGAGCTTTAACCAGTTTGCTTTCCTTTCTACCTTCGCTATTCATTCATAAACCAATCCATTGGCGATCTGCCTTATAAACTAGACCGTTCTTCTGGGCGAGCTGCCCACTGACTGCTGCAATTCCGGACTGCCACGTGGGAACTCTGCACCTTGCTGCACGTAAACCCCGCTTCCATTTCCAGGAATCTCAATAACCGAATGGTTAGCCTTGGCTTTCCTTTTAACATCTGGAGATGTCCGGACACTCTTCTGTTGTATTCTACCATCTATGCCTTTGAACAATGCTTCTTCAGGAGGTTTTCATGcaatagaaatttatttaggaaatcctccgatatttttttctcggaat
The nucleotide sequence above comes from Armigeres subalbatus isolate Guangzhou_Male chromosome 3, GZ_Asu_2, whole genome shotgun sequence. Encoded proteins:
- the LOC134223516 gene encoding uncharacterized protein LOC134223516 isoform X2, encoding MRQGKGSLPSAEEVLSSILHRSRLLCDKSSLFGEQQRLSIPTSEIDAPNQLTVLGPGVVNVTIGLHKNFTEPRGPDVAWIRINDSRLKNRKELVIAELFPKHCVRFHLVMVNSKSTDAHAHFRWIKQKSTPHPAAINSTVIKRIYSSTIAYKRPEPSSSEVEHVVMCEAREGVPGLYELHYILFSFYDAAHTLDIDCHFAKCGATDLMTIVTTPVPKLEKVTTPVPVFKNETTPVPVFKNEITSVPEMINVTTTVPNLKKAYSVEKIIYNYTYEYYYRNFTILTNGSHKPMPTTKKPNLVTSIKIFNPSTPEPYEFIDIEEDRSPTEETPSIPETARFGFHPLISNMVESNPECENESELYTENPYSPPFSINYIDDVNPEVITTPKAPVKHWVVCRRCRRCWQRIRLPHPCRQEPPSSTAAVQEGAQQCSTGSTPPPCIEPMTTMTPVVVHYQNLNPENERALQDIWEADEGDQRDAASGDSC
- the LOC134223516 gene encoding uncharacterized protein LOC134223516 isoform X1, coding for MATDWLWVFVTGVVLITTTVWTGEPSEALMKQATIIFQKKPGTPNAVACGKAKGLCQVPKKYCPAYYIGRDFYVTRARCLVNSKGEIDAPNQLTVLGPGVVNVTIGLHKNFTEPRGPDVAWIRINDSRLKNRKELVIAELFPKHCVRFHLVMVNSKSTDAHAHFRWIKQKSTPHPAAINSTVIKRIYSSTIAYKRPEPSSSEVEHVVMCEAREGVPGLYELHYILFSFYDAAHTLDIDCHFAKCGATDLMTIVTTPVPKLEKVTTPVPVFKNETTPVPVFKNEITSVPEMINVTTTVPNLKKAYSVEKIIYNYTYEYYYRNFTILTNGSHKPMPTTKKPNLVTSIKIFNPSTPEPYEFIDIEEDRSPTEETPSIPETARFGFHPLISNMVESNPECENESELYTENPYSPPFSINYIDDVNPEVITTPKAPVKHWVVCRRCRRCWQRIRLPHPCRQEPPSSTAAVQEGAQQCSTGSTPPPCIEPMTTMTPVVVHYQNLNPENERALQDIWEADEGDQRDAASGDSC